From the genome of Triticum aestivum cultivar Chinese Spring chromosome 3B, IWGSC CS RefSeq v2.1, whole genome shotgun sequence, one region includes:
- the LOC123070964 gene encoding cytokinin dehydrogenase 5 encodes MARCLVFMVFQIYCLISTVGLPLEPAELLQLGGDVGGGRLSTDPADVLEASRDFGGFTRGEPLAVYHPSGVGDVAAMVRAAYGSARDIRVSARGHGHSISGQAQVPGGVVVDMSRGGKAPSRALPVYSPELGGHYVDVWGGELWIDVLNWTLSHGGLAPRSWTDYLYLSVGGTLSNAGISGQAFHHGPQISNVYELDVVTGKGEAVTCSEAKNPELFFGALGGLGQLGIITRARIALEPAPRKVRWIRALYSNFTEFTADQERLISQSQHGGGRRFDYVEGFVVAAEGLINNWRSSFFSPQNPVKLSSLKHHTGVLYCLEVTKNYDDSTAATVDQEVDALLGDLSFLPGTVFTTDLPYVDFLDRVHTAELKLRGKGMWEVPHPWLNLFVPASRIADFDRGVFHGILGSRTSGGPILIYPMNKHKWDPRTSVVTPDEEVFYLVAFLRSALPGAPQSLEALARQNRQILDFCTEAGIGARQYLPNHKSQPEWEAHFGERRWARFAGLKAQFDPRAMLATGQGIFPPPALLSDF; translated from the exons ATGGCGCGGTGCTTGGTTTTCATGGTGTTCCAGATATACTGCCTCATCTCGACCGTGGGCCTGCCGCTGGAGCCCGCGGAGCTGCTGCAGCTgggcggcgacgtgggcggcggcCGCCTCAGCACCGACCCGGCCGACGTCCTGGAGGCGTCGCGCGACTTCGGCGGGTTCACCCGGGGCGAGCCCTTGGCGGTGTACCACCCCAGCGGCGTGGGCGACGTCGCGGCGATGGTCCGGGCGGCGTACGGGTCTGCCCGCGACATCCGCGTGTCGGCGCGCGGCCACGGCCATTCCATCAGCGGGCAGGCGCAGGTGCCCGGCGGCGTGGTCGTGGACATGAGCCGCGGGGGCAAGGCGCCGTCGCGCGCATTGCCGGTGTACTCGCCGGAGCTGGGCGGGCACTACGTGGACGTGTGGGGCGGCGAGCTGTGGATCGACGTGCTCAACTGGACGCTGTCGCACGGCGGGCTGGCGCCGCGGTCGTGGACGGACTACCTCTACCTGTCCGTGGGCGGCACCCTCTCCAACGCCGGCATCAGCGGCCAGGCGTTCCACCACGGGCCCCAGATCAGCAATGTCTACGAGCTCGACGTCGTAACCG GGAAGGGCGAGGCGGTGACCTGCTCGGAGGCGAAGAACCCGGAGCTCTTCTTCGGCGCGCTGGGCGGGCTGGGGCAGCTCGGGATCATCACGCGCGCTCGCATCGCCCTCGAGCCTGCTCCCCGCAAG GTTCGCTGGATCCGGGCGCTCTACTCCAACTTCACCGAGTTCACGGCGGACCAGGAGCGGCTCATCTCCCAGTCGCAGCACGGCGGCGGCCGCCGGTTCGACTACGTGGAGGGCTTCGTGGTCGCCGCCGAGGGCCTCATCAACAACTGGAGGTCGTCCTTCTTCTCGCCGCAGAACCCGGTGAAGCTCAGCTCGCTCAAGCACCACACCGGCGTGCTCTACTGCCTCGAGGTCACCAAGAACTACGACGACTCAACCGCCGCGACCGTTGATCAG GAGGTTGACGCGCTGCTGGGCGACCTGAGCTTCCTCCCCGGCACGGTGTTCACAACGGACCTGCCGTACGTGGACTTCCTGGACCGGGTGCACACGGCGGAGCTGAAGCTGCGCGGCAAGGGCATGTGGGAGGTGCCGCACCCGTGGCTGAACCTGTTCGTGCCGGCGTCGCGCATCGCCGACTTCGACCGCGGCGTCTTCCACGGCATCCTCGGCAGCCGCACCTCCGGCGGGCCCATCCTCATCTACCCCATGAACAAGCACAA ATGGGACCCGAGGACCTCGGTGGTGACGCCCGACGAGGAGGTGTTCTACCTGGTGGCGTTCCTGCGGTCGGCGCTGCCGGGCGCGCCGCAGAGCCTCGAGGCGCTGGCGCGGCAGAACCGGCAGATCCTCGACTTCTGCACCGAGGCCGGGATCGGGGCCAGGCAGTACCTGCCCAACCACAAGTCGCAGCCCGAGTGGGAGGCCCATTTCGGGGAGAGGAGGTGGGCGCGGTTCGCCGGCCTCAAGGCCCAATTCGATCCGAGGGCCATGCTGGCCACCGGGCAGGGCATCTTCCCGCCGCCGGCGCTCTTGTCCGATTTTTGA